One Augochlora pura isolate Apur16 chromosome 10, APUR_v2.2.1, whole genome shotgun sequence DNA window includes the following coding sequences:
- the LOC144476572 gene encoding LOW QUALITY PROTEIN: uncharacterized protein LOC144476572 (The sequence of the model RefSeq protein was modified relative to this genomic sequence to represent the inferred CDS: inserted 2 bases in 2 codons; deleted 1 base in 1 codon; substituted 1 base at 1 genomic stop codon), which produces MTMTKPEYVVSDGAIGRASGVSNKLTADILPVFCSYLLAPPPGRGGAGRFRGASRRSATAARRGRSFLPRICKLNNKYANIREEAAFRPHAARACRGLVAPAXEGTAIFARRLSXSRGPTLYTQTCTMRRARASERARXEGGSVCARMHATRCTISLSRGGLLSSSRFSSLIFHHPSDTRFTIPRNFAGFLSLPLSFSLSLFLFLSLFLLFNLLLFFVEVPLNFEL; this is translated from the exons ATGACCATG ACAAAGCCGGAATACGTTGTCTCCG ACGGCGCAATCGGCCGTGCAAGTGGCGTTTCAAACAAATTAACGGCTGATATCTTGCCGGTGTTCTGTTCCTATCTCCTAGCTCCACCTCCCGGCCGCGGCGGTGCAGGCCGGTTCAGAGGAGCGAGCCGGAGATCC GCCACTGCGGCGCGCCGAGGGAGATCATTTTTGCCACGTATTTGCaaactgaataataaatacgcAAATATACGCGAAGAGGCCGCGTTCCGCCCTCACGCAGCTCGCGCTTGCCGCGGATTGGTCGCACCGG GCGAGGGGACGGCGATATTCGCTCGCCGTCTCT GTTCTCGTGGACCTACTTTGTACACGCAGACCTGCACGATGCGCCGTGCACGTGCAAGCGAGCGTGCACGCTAGGAGGGAGGCAGCGTGTGCGCGAGAATGCACGCCACTCGCTGTACCATATCCCTCTCTCGCGGTGGGCTCCTCTCG TCCTCCCGCTTCAGCTCGCTGATTTTCCACCATCCCTCTGATACACGCTTCACCATCCCGCGAAACTTCGCcggctttctctctctccctctctctttctctctctctctctttctctttctttctctctttctccttttc AATCTCTTGTTGTTCTTTGTCGAAGTGCCTCTGAACTTCGAACTTTAG